The following are encoded together in the Poseidonibacter lekithochrous genome:
- a CDS encoding glycosyltransferase family 4 protein, with protein sequence MRVLWINQKATLQGGAEQYIYNTADEMKNFDIQSSLLYDANEDVHNEFLDMFDEAFPILNVYDQIINIQPDVIYIHQLDDESIYKEIIKTKIPTVRFFHDHKLFCLREHKYTTLGKKTCTKKLGLGCYGCLGFVNRSNSALGFSIQTLGKLEKLQKVNKELNHFIVASEYMKEHLELHEFDNESITVNPLYAAKKFEYSTNTNFTANKTLLFVGQLINGKGLDALLKSMHKIDEEYNLVVVGEGKQEEYFKHYCKELKIEHRVTFVGKLNHEELMEYYKRAYCLVVPSRAPETFNLVGIEAQKVGLPVIATAVGGVSQWLKHDVNGLLVSPNDIKDLQEKINLLIEDKKLHQRICFNVLKTSIYEHDSAAHTSLLIETFQNKLGVEYV encoded by the coding sequence ATGAGAGTTCTATGGATAAATCAAAAAGCTACTCTTCAAGGTGGAGCTGAACAGTATATTTATAATACTGCGGATGAGATGAAAAACTTCGATATTCAATCTTCTTTATTATATGACGCAAATGAAGATGTACACAATGAATTTCTTGATATGTTTGATGAAGCTTTTCCTATACTTAATGTATATGATCAAATAATAAATATTCAACCAGATGTGATTTATATTCATCAGTTAGATGATGAAAGTATCTATAAAGAGATTATAAAAACTAAAATACCTACTGTTAGATTTTTTCATGATCATAAACTATTTTGTTTAAGAGAGCACAAATATACAACACTTGGCAAAAAGACTTGTACTAAAAAGTTAGGTTTAGGTTGTTATGGATGTTTAGGTTTTGTAAATAGATCAAACTCAGCTTTAGGTTTTTCTATTCAAACTCTTGGAAAACTAGAAAAACTACAAAAAGTAAATAAAGAGTTAAATCACTTTATTGTGGCTTCTGAGTATATGAAAGAGCATTTAGAATTACATGAATTTGACAATGAAAGTATTACTGTAAATCCATTATATGCTGCTAAAAAGTTTGAATATTCAACAAATACTAATTTCACAGCTAATAAAACTTTACTTTTTGTTGGGCAATTAATTAATGGAAAAGGATTAGATGCCTTACTTAAGTCAATGCATAAAATAGATGAAGAATATAATCTAGTAGTTGTAGGTGAAGGGAAACAAGAAGAGTATTTCAAACATTATTGTAAAGAGCTAAAAATTGAACATAGAGTTACTTTTGTTGGAAAATTAAACCATGAAGAACTAATGGAATACTATAAAAGAGCTTACTGTTTAGTTGTACCAAGTAGAGCTCCTGAAACTTTTAATTTAGTAGGAATAGAAGCTCAAAAAGTTGGTTTACCTGTAATTGCTACAGCAGTTGGTGGAGTATCTCAATGGTTAAAACATGATGTTAATGGATTACTTGTTTCTCCTAATGATATAAAAGATTTACAAGAAAAAATCAACTTATTAATTGAAGATAAAAAACTACACCAAAGAATATGTTTTAATGTATTAAAAACTAGTATTTATGAACATGATAGTGCTGCTCATACAAGTTTATTAATAGAAACATTCCAAAATAAATTAGGAGTTGAATATGTCTAG
- a CDS encoding ATP-binding protein has translation MNSSSSNFIFSSELSNIPKVFDWLESKLFKLIKNQDKKNTLSLVIQEALANAIIHGNKENKDKNVTLSYCIDKSQISIEVKDEGEGVAIENKQKDSEHIKTEDLLKDSGRGIILMKHFCKDVIFKKNSIKLIVEL, from the coding sequence ATGAATTCATCTTCTTCAAATTTTATTTTTTCTAGTGAATTATCAAATATTCCAAAGGTATTTGATTGGTTAGAATCAAAATTATTTAAACTAATTAAAAATCAAGATAAAAAAAATACTTTATCTCTAGTAATTCAAGAAGCATTAGCTAATGCAATAATTCATGGAAATAAAGAAAATAAAGATAAAAATGTAACTTTATCTTATTGTATTGATAAGTCACAAATTAGTATTGAAGTTAAAGATGAAGGTGAGGGTGTTGCTATTGAAAACAAACAAAAAGATAGTGAACATATAAAAACAGAAGATTTACTAAAAGATTCTGGAAGAGGTATTATTTTGATGAAACATTTTTGTAAAGATGTAATCTTCAAAAAAAATAGTATCAAACTTATTGTGGAGTTATAA
- a CDS encoding SpoIIE family protein phosphatase translates to MDDITEIKLLSKNIKVLYVEDNEIARAKTHKLLSRIFDDIEVAVNGKEGLFLYMKSKHDLIISDIIMNIMDGLEMARIIKTVEIEQSIIFLSAYTEQKFLTKAIELGVDGFVFKPLDVNKFYFTIKKTIKHILLKRENIEYKENLEKLVEERSADLLVKNYELQKMVEEVKKGNRLKEEMQVAQQVQVNFLPKELPTVAKMNVSTFFEAAEYVGGDYYDLFDSKDGAINIIIADVSGHGVGPAITMSTFRGVCRSILSLNISFDEQILLINNLMCEDSKHSDFFITAFFIKYYEKENRFEYISTGHNEVLYFTKEKNRMEKLKSTAIPLGVFSDTKYKPVHKKLQKNDSLILYTDGLIEAKNKAGEMYTLDRLIDISHNSIDLDVDEILVNIQSSLNEFIEDEPKTDDTTALVVKFS, encoded by the coding sequence ATGGATGATATTACAGAAATTAAACTTCTCTCTAAAAATATAAAAGTTTTATATGTAGAAGATAATGAAATTGCTAGAGCAAAAACACATAAACTATTAAGTCGAATATTTGATGATATAGAAGTTGCTGTAAATGGAAAAGAAGGTTTGTTTTTATATATGAAATCCAAACATGACTTGATTATTAGTGATATTATTATGAATATCATGGATGGTTTAGAAATGGCAAGAATTATTAAAACTGTAGAGATTGAACAAAGTATAATATTTTTATCTGCATATACAGAACAAAAGTTTTTAACCAAAGCTATTGAATTAGGTGTTGATGGTTTTGTTTTTAAACCTTTAGATGTAAATAAATTTTATTTTACAATTAAAAAAACTATAAAACATATTCTATTAAAAAGAGAAAATATAGAATATAAAGAAAATTTAGAAAAGCTAGTAGAAGAGCGATCTGCTGATTTACTAGTTAAAAATTACGAACTTCAAAAAATGGTAGAAGAAGTAAAAAAAGGTAATAGATTAAAAGAAGAGATGCAAGTAGCTCAACAAGTACAAGTGAATTTCTTGCCTAAAGAACTTCCTACTGTTGCTAAAATGAATGTTTCAACTTTTTTTGAAGCAGCTGAGTATGTTGGGGGAGATTATTATGATTTATTTGATTCCAAAGATGGAGCTATTAATATTATAATTGCAGATGTTTCTGGACACGGAGTTGGTCCTGCTATTACTATGAGTACCTTTAGAGGAGTTTGTAGATCTATTCTTAGTTTAAATATTAGTTTTGATGAACAAATACTTTTGATAAATAATCTTATGTGCGAAGACTCAAAACATAGTGATTTTTTTATCACAGCCTTTTTCATAAAATATTATGAAAAAGAGAATAGGTTCGAGTACATAAGTACTGGACATAATGAAGTTCTGTATTTTACAAAAGAAAAAAACAGAATGGAAAAACTAAAATCAACTGCAATTCCATTGGGTGTGTTCTCTGATACTAAATATAAACCTGTACATAAAAAACTGCAAAAAAATGATTCTTTGATTTTATATACAGATGGATTAATCGAAGCCAAAAATAAAGCAGGGGAAATGTATACTTTAGATAGATTAATTGATATTAGCCATAACTCAATAGATCTAGATGTAGATGAAATACTTGTTAATATACAAAGCTCACTAAATGAATTTATTGAAGATGAACCTAAAACAGATGATACTACTGCTTTAGTTGTAAAATTCTCTTAA
- a CDS encoding sugar phosphate nucleotidyltransferase, whose protein sequence is MKAMILAAGKGTRVRPITNDTPKPMIPLLQKPVLESIIEHLKTCEIDEIIINTSYLSSKIENYFGNGSRFGVQIAYSFEGELQEDKLISKALGSAGGMKKIQEFSSFFDDTFVVLCADALIDLDIKKAIDIHKEKKSMATIALKKVQKEETNKYGIVKLDENDKILTFQEKPDVNEALSTLANTGIYIFEPEVFNYIPKDKEFDIGGDLLPLLAKRELNIYGVDIPYEWVDIGNVDDFYDATCKILSGEIKGYNINAKEVKKGIYLGLNVKIDLEKVKIIPPVYIGSSSCVEDGAVIIGPTMIGSNCKISQKVILRKSIIDDYKSINSLARINEKILFSDSIIDLDGTVTNTKESDMTWLIDDTRRKSEETTLETSINSLLKERSSK, encoded by the coding sequence ATGAAAGCGATGATATTAGCAGCAGGAAAAGGAACAAGAGTTCGTCCAATTACTAATGATACTCCAAAACCAATGATACCCCTTCTTCAAAAACCGGTATTGGAATCAATAATTGAACATTTAAAAACTTGTGAAATTGATGAAATCATAATTAATACAAGTTATCTATCATCTAAAATAGAGAATTATTTTGGAAATGGAAGTCGTTTTGGAGTGCAAATAGCTTACTCTTTTGAAGGTGAATTACAAGAAGATAAACTTATATCTAAAGCATTAGGTAGTGCAGGTGGTATGAAAAAAATCCAAGAATTTTCATCTTTTTTTGATGATACTTTTGTTGTTTTATGTGCTGATGCTCTAATTGATTTAGATATTAAAAAAGCTATAGATATTCATAAAGAAAAAAAATCAATGGCAACAATTGCTTTAAAAAAAGTTCAAAAAGAAGAAACTAATAAATATGGAATAGTAAAGCTTGATGAGAATGATAAAATTCTTACTTTTCAAGAAAAACCAGATGTAAATGAAGCTCTTTCAACTTTAGCCAATACAGGTATTTATATTTTTGAACCAGAAGTTTTTAATTATATTCCAAAAGATAAAGAGTTTGATATTGGAGGTGATTTATTACCTTTACTTGCAAAAAGAGAACTTAATATTTATGGGGTAGATATTCCGTATGAATGGGTAGATATTGGTAATGTAGATGATTTTTATGATGCAACTTGTAAGATTTTATCAGGAGAAATTAAAGGTTATAACATTAATGCAAAAGAGGTTAAAAAAGGCATATATTTAGGTCTTAATGTAAAAATTGATTTGGAAAAAGTAAAAATAATTCCTCCTGTTTATATTGGATCTTCTTCTTGTGTTGAAGATGGAGCTGTAATAATTGGTCCAACAATGATTGGTTCAAATTGTAAAATTAGCCAAAAAGTAATACTTCGAAAATCAATTATTGATGATTATAAAAGTATTAATTCCTTAGCCAGAATAAATGAAAAGATTCTTTTCTCTGATTCTATTATTGATTTAGATGGCACAGTTACTAATACTAAAGAAAGTGATATGACATGGTTGATTGATGATACTCGTAGAAAATCAGAAGAAACAACTTTAGAAACTAGTATTAATAGTTTATTAAAGGAAAGAAGTTCAAAATGA
- a CDS encoding STAS domain-containing protein: protein MFINIKNEKNKSVVSFIDCDRIDTTNLKLIKEQLTPVISEISGSSKKDEQVLDFYNINFIDSSGLTMIINLYKKLLEHDKSLKIINVNEIVFNIFDVTKLNTFVDVSR from the coding sequence ATGTTTATAAATATAAAAAATGAAAAAAATAAATCTGTTGTTTCTTTTATTGATTGCGATAGAATTGATACAACAAATTTAAAACTAATAAAAGAACAATTGACTCCAGTTATATCTGAAATAAGTGGTAGTTCAAAAAAAGATGAACAGGTATTAGATTTTTATAATATAAATTTTATTGATAGTTCAGGTTTAACAATGATTATTAATCTTTACAAAAAACTTTTAGAACATGATAAAAGTTTAAAAATCATAAATGTTAATGAGATTGTATTTAATATATTTGATGTTACAAAGTTAAATACATTCGTAGATGTAAGTAGATAA
- a CDS encoding mannose-1-phosphate guanylyltransferase/mannose-6-phosphate isomerase — protein sequence MVNVILCGGNGTRLWPISRTHMPKQFTQLISEYSLFQDTILRNSKLTNKFLIVCNEDHYFMALDQIDEIKNLLPSNFKVEFILESVGRNTAAAIIIASLHVQANETVFVTPCDHSILNIENYEASVLDAKQFAMDDYITLFGIVPTYAEVGYGYIKAKDEMVNSFHEKPDLETAHKFVDSKKYLWNSGMFCFKASVLLNSVREFALDIYEPAIYAYSSAKTKSVIRINKELMEDIPAVSIDVAVMEKCFNLKVVRSDIGWSDLGSFCSIYKALEKDENNNAVKYTTDEPLLLNSKDNLVISNHKKVALVEVENLAIVNTPDALLIVNKEKTQDVKEVVSQLVKEGSTLAIDHPLVHRPWGTYNVMEEKANYKFKTILVKPKKRLSLQKHFHRNEHWIVLSGTATVTIGKNKKLVRANESVYIPMGKKHRLENEGKIDLVLIEVQVGEYLEEDDIVRYEDDYKRK from the coding sequence ATGGTAAATGTAATTTTATGTGGTGGAAATGGTACAAGATTGTGGCCAATTTCTAGAACACACATGCCAAAACAATTCACACAATTAATAAGTGAATACTCACTATTTCAAGATACTATATTAAGAAATAGTAAATTAACAAATAAGTTTTTGATTGTTTGTAACGAAGACCATTATTTTATGGCTTTAGATCAAATTGATGAGATTAAAAATCTTCTTCCTTCAAACTTTAAAGTGGAGTTTATTCTAGAATCAGTTGGTAGAAATACAGCAGCTGCAATCATAATCGCCTCTTTACATGTTCAAGCAAATGAGACAGTTTTTGTAACTCCTTGTGATCACTCAATTTTAAATATTGAGAATTATGAAGCAAGTGTATTAGATGCAAAACAGTTTGCAATGGATGATTATATTACTCTCTTTGGAATTGTTCCAACATATGCAGAAGTTGGTTATGGTTATATAAAAGCAAAAGATGAAATGGTTAATTCTTTCCATGAAAAACCAGATTTAGAAACTGCACATAAATTTGTAGATTCAAAAAAATATCTTTGGAATAGTGGAATGTTTTGTTTTAAAGCAAGTGTTTTACTAAATAGTGTACGAGAGTTTGCTTTAGATATTTATGAACCAGCTATTTATGCTTATAGTAGTGCAAAAACAAAAAGTGTAATTAGAATAAATAAAGAACTTATGGAAGATATTCCTGCTGTTAGTATTGATGTTGCTGTAATGGAAAAATGTTTTAATCTAAAAGTAGTAAGAAGTGATATTGGCTGGAGTGACTTAGGAAGTTTTTGTTCAATTTATAAAGCTTTAGAAAAAGATGAAAACAATAATGCAGTTAAATATACTACAGATGAACCTCTTTTATTAAATTCAAAAGATAATCTTGTTATCTCGAATCATAAAAAAGTAGCTTTAGTAGAAGTTGAAAATCTAGCTATTGTAAATACTCCGGATGCCTTACTTATTGTTAATAAAGAGAAAACACAAGATGTAAAAGAAGTGGTATCACAATTAGTAAAAGAGGGTTCAACTTTAGCAATAGATCATCCACTGGTTCACAGACCTTGGGGAACTTATAATGTTATGGAAGAAAAAGCAAATTATAAATTCAAAACTATTCTTGTAAAACCTAAAAAAAGATTATCTTTACAAAAACATTTCCATAGAAATGAACACTGGATTGTGCTTAGTGGAACTGCAACTGTAACTATAGGAAAAAATAAAAAATTAGTTAGAGCTAATGAATCAGTTTATATTCCAATGGGTAAAAAACATAGATTAGAAAATGAAGGAAAAATTGATTTAGTTTTAATTGAAGTGCAAGTAGGTGAGTATCTTGAAGAAGATGACATTGTTAGATACGAAGATGATTATAAAAGAAAATAA
- a CDS encoding AAA family ATPase — protein MKVINIFAGPGSGKSTTAVSLFSKLKKMNQKVEYVSEFAKDLTYEKSFRTLDDYLYIFAQQHHNLLRLENEVDYAICDGSFLLGYVFYKQTSIYDEKLFKQMLLDVFNKYENINFFLKRKDIIYQEYGRNETLEEAINLDNKILTMLNNENIDYQLLNSKSASKKIIKQIL, from the coding sequence ATGAAAGTAATTAATATTTTTGCAGGTCCTGGAAGTGGTAAATCTACTACTGCTGTTAGTCTTTTTTCTAAATTAAAAAAAATGAATCAAAAAGTTGAATATGTAAGTGAGTTTGCTAAAGATTTAACTTATGAAAAAAGCTTTAGAACTTTAGATGATTATTTATATATCTTTGCTCAACAACACCATAATCTATTGCGTTTAGAAAATGAGGTTGATTATGCAATATGTGATGGTTCTTTTCTTTTAGGATATGTATTTTATAAACAAACATCTATTTATGATGAAAAACTATTTAAACAAATGTTATTAGATGTTTTTAATAAGTATGAAAATATCAATTTCTTTTTGAAAAGAAAAGATATTATTTATCAAGAGTATGGAAGAAATGAAACTTTAGAAGAAGCTATAAATTTAGATAACAAAATACTTACAATGTTGAATAATGAAAATATAGATTATCAACTTTTAAACTCAAAAAGTGCCTCAAAAAAAATCATAAAACAAATCCTATAA
- a CDS encoding glycosyltransferase family A protein yields MKNIETTVIVRTKNNSDIISKTLKALFSQTYKDFELLIVDSGSSDDTLKQAAFYEHKLIEVKAEDYHPGIVLNNAVSKTKTNLIVFLNSDTVMLNKHCLLNLINELKKEQVSAVFARQIARPEAKPWVKRDYELAFPNKSNAPTWMYFSLPLSGIKKTVWHKNPFYTKAWASEDTKMGYDLRNKNLVVKYVANALVMHSHNYTLNQIYNRRFVEGEADAFIFDNKFSIYNMCKSYAASLFNDFKYHIKTCEYCEFTKAIIRRFIYQYAYYKGHKNGQSRKILKQKATYGNYQ; encoded by the coding sequence ATGAAAAATATAGAAACAACAGTGATTGTTCGAACAAAAAACAATTCGGATATTATTTCAAAAACCCTAAAAGCTTTGTTTTCTCAAACATATAAAGATTTTGAATTATTAATTGTAGATTCTGGTTCAAGTGATGACACGCTAAAACAAGCTGCTTTTTATGAACATAAGTTAATAGAAGTAAAAGCAGAAGATTATCATCCTGGAATCGTATTAAATAACGCAGTATCAAAAACAAAAACAAATCTAATTGTATTTTTAAACTCAGATACAGTGATGTTAAATAAACACTGTTTATTAAATCTAATTAATGAACTAAAAAAAGAGCAGGTAAGTGCCGTTTTTGCTAGACAAATTGCAAGACCAGAAGCAAAACCTTGGGTAAAAAGAGATTATGAATTAGCTTTTCCAAATAAATCAAATGCTCCTACTTGGATGTATTTTTCACTACCTTTATCAGGAATAAAAAAAACAGTTTGGCATAAAAATCCTTTTTATACAAAAGCATGGGCTTCAGAGGATACAAAAATGGGTTATGATCTAAGAAATAAAAATCTTGTAGTTAAATATGTAGCTAATGCACTTGTTATGCACTCTCATAATTATACTTTAAATCAAATATATAATAGACGATTTGTAGAAGGGGAAGCAGATGCTTTTATTTTTGATAATAAATTTAGTATTTATAATATGTGTAAATCCTATGCAGCTTCGCTTTTTAATGATTTCAAATATCATATAAAAACTTGTGAATATTGTGAGTTTACAAAAGCAATAATTAGAAGATTTATTTATCAATATGCATATTATAAAGGTCATAAAAATGGTCAAAGCAGAAAGATTTTAAAACAAAAAGCTACTTATGGAAACTATCAATAG
- a CDS encoding glycosyltransferase, whose protein sequence is MKTLKLLYIDTPFIGFDSGDKNRSKFLYESLVKDYNTDVFLIKNAEYSKELLYSHRNDNRLFTIKNIKQPWYKSQAVLNFDKQNLDKLKNIILKNSYDVCFLRLSSTAKIADFIKSINPKIKIIIDVDMLFSEISNAAWNQNKSIKNRYHFFEYYKLSFFEKRLFNKDYNFLYTNKNELELVKNKYNIKNNDNHFVLPNVINKIKVDESKKIKDKYILFYGVLNSTANLSAYTYLIEKIYPLLKFFLKSTDTKIYIVGKNATPLHQKKYENIKLIGEVDDIASYIKNSLLVLFPLTVASGTLTRILEVASLKKSIVATSRAASGLDLEGKIFIANKEDEIAGDILTICQNKQTKEKYENIAFKYVSNNYSFSNVQEKLSTIIKDITSKTSVLHIPRRFTKSHWGGTENVVVSIANGLKNYGIKSKVITSDILSDKKEEVISNIKVKRFSYFYPYFNLSNKNKNSLDLVGGNLFSWSLFYYLFFIKDVDLIHLHTAKRMGSIARTICKIRKIPYIVTIHGGLYDINQNEAKTRMQPTQNSFEWGKVLGFLFGSRRVYDDASSIITLNKKEYENTKKNYPNKDVYLLSNSVNIKQFQIQKDETFRNRYSIDEDKFVFLSSARIDKQKNQLLILKAFKNLLEKNKNIHLLLVGNITDEDYLNELKEFISFENLQDFITIITDLKPNSSELINTYLNSNAFVLASTHEPFGIVALEAWASKLPLILSSVCGICNVIEAEKTALVFENESLLSLEKNMNKILLDEDLKNRLITNASLEVLNYDESLINKTLSNIYDKSINSKK, encoded by the coding sequence ATGAAAACTCTAAAATTATTATATATAGACACTCCTTTTATTGGATTTGATTCAGGGGATAAAAATAGAAGTAAATTTTTGTATGAGTCCTTAGTGAAAGATTATAATACTGATGTTTTTTTAATTAAAAATGCAGAGTATTCAAAAGAACTTTTATATTCTCATAGAAATGATAATAGATTATTTACAATAAAAAATATAAAACAACCTTGGTATAAAAGCCAAGCAGTTTTAAATTTTGATAAACAAAATCTAGATAAATTAAAAAATATTATCCTAAAAAATAGTTATGATGTATGTTTTTTAAGACTATCTTCTACTGCTAAAATTGCTGATTTTATTAAAAGTATTAATCCAAAAATAAAAATCATTATTGATGTAGATATGCTTTTTTCAGAGATTTCAAATGCTGCTTGGAATCAAAATAAATCAATTAAAAATAGATATCATTTTTTTGAATATTATAAATTGAGTTTCTTTGAAAAAAGACTATTTAATAAAGACTATAATTTTTTATATACAAATAAAAACGAATTAGAACTTGTTAAAAATAAATATAATATCAAAAACAATGATAATCATTTTGTTTTACCTAATGTAATTAATAAAATTAAAGTAGATGAATCAAAAAAAATTAAAGATAAATATATACTTTTTTATGGAGTACTAAATTCAACTGCAAATTTAAGTGCATACACATATCTAATTGAAAAGATATATCCTTTATTAAAATTCTTTTTAAAATCTACAGATACAAAGATCTATATTGTAGGGAAAAATGCTACACCTTTACATCAAAAGAAATATGAAAATATTAAATTAATAGGGGAAGTTGATGATATTGCTTCTTATATAAAAAACTCACTATTAGTACTATTTCCTTTGACAGTTGCATCTGGAACATTAACTAGAATACTAGAAGTTGCTAGTTTAAAAAAATCTATTGTTGCCACAAGTAGAGCTGCAAGTGGTTTAGACTTAGAAGGAAAAATATTCATAGCTAATAAAGAAGATGAAATTGCTGGAGATATTTTAACAATTTGTCAAAATAAACAAACAAAAGAAAAATATGAAAACATAGCTTTCAAATATGTTTCTAATAATTACTCTTTCTCAAATGTACAAGAAAAACTCTCTACTATTATAAAAGATATTACTAGTAAAACAAGTGTTCTTCATATTCCAAGAAGATTTACAAAATCCCACTGGGGCGGAACTGAAAATGTTGTAGTATCAATTGCTAATGGTCTAAAAAACTATGGTATTAAATCAAAAGTTATTACAAGTGATATTCTAAGTGATAAAAAAGAAGAAGTAATAAGTAATATAAAAGTAAAAAGATTTAGTTACTTCTATCCATATTTTAATTTATCAAATAAAAATAAAAATAGTTTAGATCTAGTTGGAGGAAACTTGTTTTCTTGGTCACTTTTTTATTATCTATTTTTTATAAAAGATGTAGATTTAATTCATTTACATACAGCAAAAAGAATGGGTTCTATTGCTAGAACTATTTGTAAAATAAGAAAGATACCTTATATTGTTACAATACATGGGGGCTTATATGATATTAATCAGAATGAAGCCAAAACAAGAATGCAACCTACACAAAACTCTTTTGAATGGGGAAAAGTATTAGGCTTTTTATTTGGTTCAAGACGAGTATATGATGATGCTTCTTCAATTATTACGTTAAATAAAAAAGAGTATGAAAATACAAAAAAGAACTATCCAAATAAAGATGTTTATTTATTATCTAATAGTGTGAACATAAAACAATTTCAAATACAAAAAGATGAGACTTTCAGAAATAGATATTCAATAGATGAAGATAAGTTTGTATTTTTATCTTCAGCTAGAATTGATAAACAAAAAAATCAACTTTTAATTTTAAAGGCTTTTAAAAACCTATTAGAAAAAAATAAAAATATACATCTCTTATTAGTTGGAAATATAACCGATGAAGATTATCTAAATGAATTAAAAGAGTTTATCTCTTTTGAGAACTTACAGGATTTTATTACAATAATTACAGATTTAAAACCCAATAGTTCGGAATTGATAAATACTTATTTAAATAGTAATGCTTTTGTATTAGCTTCTACTCACGAACCTTTTGGAATAGTAGCTTTAGAAGCATGGGCTAGTAAACTTCCTTTGATTCTTAGTAGTGTTTGTGGTATTTGTAATGTAATAGAAGCTGAAAAAACTGCATTGGTTTTTGAAAATGAATCTTTACTTTCATTAGAGAAAAATATGAACAAAATCCTTTTAGATGAGGACTTGAAAAATAGACTAATTACTAATGCTTCACTTGAAGTATTAAACTATGATGAGTCTTTAATTAATAAAACTCTTTCAAATATTTATGATAAATCTATAAATTCTAAGAAGTAA
- a CDS encoding polysaccharide deacetylase family protein: MICLTGDLHHMSLNTGNQQHSYISEMKTAILFLRLLEVYDIKMNYFITGKSFEEEWSDVKQIVFNPLIEVGGHNYDAFENEFFHRVWNKLTKNYNGPKWYQRNDTLKTIEIIKEKTGRDIKVWRNHMYMHGENTEEVLFDAGIQICSDGVKKASNEPSLHKTGIYNFPINIIPDHEHLIHAERTPQWIEKWQKRYNWSDDFGKESYYVETWANLVLEQLKDREAKGLVSNVIIHPITMYLCDNFKQVKRILEYISTCETVHMSELVKAKS, encoded by the coding sequence ATGATTTGTTTAACAGGTGACTTACATCATATGAGTTTAAATACAGGAAATCAACAACACAGTTATATTAGCGAAATGAAAACAGCTATATTATTTCTAAGACTTTTAGAGGTTTACGATATTAAAATGAATTATTTTATCACTGGTAAATCTTTTGAAGAAGAGTGGAGTGATGTAAAACAGATAGTATTTAATCCTTTAATAGAAGTGGGTGGTCATAATTATGATGCCTTTGAAAATGAGTTTTTCCATAGAGTTTGGAATAAATTAACAAAAAATTATAATGGTCCTAAATGGTATCAACGAAATGATACTTTAAAGACAATAGAAATTATAAAAGAAAAAACAGGAAGAGATATAAAAGTGTGGAGAAACCATATGTATATGCATGGTGAAAATACAGAAGAAGTACTTTTTGATGCTGGAATACAAATCTGTTCTGATGGAGTTAAGAAAGCTTCAAATGAACCATCTTTACATAAAACAGGAATTTATAATTTCCCTATTAATATTATTCCAGATCACGAACATTTAATTCATGCAGAGAGAACTCCTCAATGGATTGAGAAATGGCAAAAAAGATATAACTGGAGTGATGATTTTGGTAAAGAGTCTTATTATGTGGAAACATGGGCAAATCTAGTTTTAGAACAATTAAAAGATAGAGAAGCTAAAGGGCTCGTATCAAATGTAATCATACATCCTATTACTATGTATTTATGTGATAACTTTAAACAAGTAAAAAGAATTTTGGAATATATTTCTACTTGTGAAACTGTACATATGAGTGAACTTGTAAAGGCTAAATCATGA